The following coding sequences lie in one Pontibacter sp. G13 genomic window:
- a CDS encoding SPFH domain-containing protein — protein MGLFDFIKGQFIDVIEWVDYSRDLLVWKFPDQDKEIKMGAQLTVRESQVAILINEGKMADVFEPGRYELTTRNMPLLTTIKSWKYGFESPFKVDVYYFNTRQFTDNKWGTPSPVTIPDSKFGQVEFRAFGSYNFRIKDYATFFKEFAGTDPKVTLSDVEGTLKGKLVDRFTEIVAEMAATDFSFVQMQANKTEFVQALMPRISEYFASFGLELTDFSIQSITLPPELQEYLRKNTQMNMVGDMQRFMQFQAANAVQKSAENPSGGNAGMDMGTGFAMGNMMMNMMNQNSQQGGQGGQAPQQESKEDIMKMLKELGELKESGILTEEEFAAKKKELLAKL, from the coding sequence ATGGGATTATTTGACTTCATTAAAGGGCAATTTATTGACGTCATCGAATGGGTAGATTACTCACGCGATTTGCTCGTCTGGAAATTCCCCGATCAGGATAAAGAAATTAAGATGGGCGCCCAGCTGACCGTAAGGGAGTCTCAGGTTGCCATCTTGATCAATGAAGGTAAAATGGCAGATGTATTCGAGCCCGGTCGATATGAGTTGACCACTCGCAACATGCCATTGCTGACAACCATCAAATCTTGGAAGTACGGCTTCGAGTCCCCTTTCAAGGTGGATGTGTATTACTTCAATACCCGTCAGTTTACCGACAACAAATGGGGAACACCAAGCCCTGTCACAATCCCTGACAGCAAATTTGGACAAGTTGAATTCCGTGCTTTCGGTTCCTACAACTTTAGAATAAAAGACTATGCAACCTTCTTCAAGGAGTTTGCAGGTACAGATCCTAAAGTCACACTTTCTGATGTAGAGGGTACCTTGAAAGGCAAGCTGGTGGACCGATTCACTGAGATCGTAGCTGAAATGGCCGCTACAGATTTCTCTTTCGTCCAGATGCAGGCCAATAAAACTGAGTTTGTTCAAGCTCTGATGCCGCGGATTTCCGAGTACTTCGCTTCCTTTGGTCTGGAATTGACGGACTTTTCAATCCAGTCTATTACACTTCCGCCAGAATTGCAGGAGTACCTCCGCAAGAACACTCAGATGAACATGGTCGGAGACATGCAGCGCTTCATGCAATTTCAGGCTGCCAATGCAGTACAGAAATCCGCAGAGAACCCGAGTGGAGGAAATGCTGGAATGGACATGGGGACTGGTTTTGCCATGGGGAATATGATGATGAACATGATGAACCAGAACTCCCAACAGGGGGGCCAAGGAGGTCAGGCTCCTCAGCAGGAATCCAAAGAAGATATCATGAAAATGCTCAAGGAGCTCGGGGAATTGAAGGAGTCAGGAATCCTGACGGAGGAAGAATTCGCTGCCAAGAAGAAAGAACTTCTCGCCAAGCTCTAG
- a CDS encoding SdiA-regulated domain-containing protein, whose translation MSNHRWYYSFWIALVLSCTQSSCQEQAHSHAETIPTFELNSSPMANAQLDTIPYNLTAPIAKINLPKVLEEVSAINHVEGPIFAMVQDEDGIIFLYDSEKEEIVEKIPFAKPGDYEGLATHEDKLYVLRSDGRIFELTDWRGGTPEVVQFKPNIPEDLDYEGLCWDPGTQSLLIAGKEPLGKGAAKSLRAVFSYSPASKKTSPFLSLDLEHIEASIQNPQFDDVDSKWAKKFDSESAGSFKPSAIYIHPISQKIYMISATGHLLLALDRNGQILAIERLKKSWLKQPEGICFTPDGNLWITSEGKDLPAVLMGFSYEQENH comes from the coding sequence ATGTCCAATCACCGTTGGTACTATTCCTTTTGGATCGCTCTTGTGCTGTCCTGTACGCAGTCTTCATGTCAAGAACAGGCACACTCACACGCTGAGACCATCCCGACATTCGAACTCAACTCTTCGCCTATGGCAAACGCTCAATTGGACACTATTCCTTACAACCTGACTGCGCCAATTGCCAAGATTAATTTGCCAAAGGTGCTGGAGGAAGTATCAGCGATAAACCATGTTGAGGGACCAATATTCGCAATGGTGCAAGATGAAGACGGAATCATATTCCTGTATGATTCTGAAAAGGAAGAAATCGTAGAGAAAATACCTTTCGCCAAGCCGGGAGATTATGAAGGATTGGCCACTCATGAGGACAAGTTGTATGTACTTCGAAGCGACGGAAGGATTTTTGAACTTACTGATTGGCGAGGAGGAACACCTGAGGTCGTGCAATTCAAACCCAATATCCCTGAAGACCTTGACTACGAAGGACTATGTTGGGATCCCGGAACCCAAAGCTTGCTCATCGCAGGAAAGGAACCCTTGGGAAAGGGAGCGGCTAAATCCCTTCGTGCCGTTTTCAGCTATTCGCCAGCATCCAAAAAAACATCTCCCTTCCTTTCTCTTGATTTGGAGCACATTGAGGCATCGATTCAAAATCCTCAGTTTGACGACGTTGATTCCAAATGGGCCAAGAAGTTCGATTCTGAAAGTGCTGGCAGCTTCAAACCCTCAGCCATCTACATCCATCCGATCAGTCAAAAAATCTATATGATCTCCGCTACGGGGCATTTATTATTGGCACTTGATCGCAATGGTCAGATTCTCGCAATCGAAAGACTCAAAAAATCATGGCTCAAACAGCCCGAGGGAATTTGCTTTACTCCAGACGGGAATCTATGGATCACTAGTGAAGGCAAGGATCTACCGGCAGTATTGATGGGATTTTCTTATGAGCAGGAAAATCATTGA
- the hflX gene encoding GTPase HflX, whose amino-acid sequence MIERTKISGNEEERAILIGVCSRGMTFEQSKEYLDELAFLTETAGAKAVRSFIQKLDKPINSTYIGSGKIEEVKQALEEANANMVIVDDDLSPSQIRNLDKELEVKVLDRSSLILHIFSERAQTAQARTQVDLAQYQYLLPRLTGMWTHLSRQKGGIGLKGAGEKEIETDRRIIRERISHLRKQLVKIDRQEETRRKNRSNFARVALVGYTNVGKSTIMNVITKANVLAENKLFATLDTTVRKVSLSGIPFLLSDTVGFIRKLPHHLIESFKSTLAETQESDILIHVVDSSHPNFEDQIRNVNETLKELEITSQRVLTVFNKIDLLDEDSRAHVENSWMTKDHQPAVCISARNKENLDDFRQILTDLLVEVYQEKSHGSPHPFLQQYQYYQMTDDATE is encoded by the coding sequence ATGATTGAAAGGACGAAGATCAGCGGAAATGAGGAGGAGCGCGCTATTCTTATAGGTGTTTGCTCTAGAGGGATGACTTTCGAACAATCCAAAGAGTATTTGGATGAATTGGCTTTCCTGACTGAAACAGCTGGTGCTAAGGCCGTAAGAAGCTTTATTCAGAAATTAGACAAGCCAATCAACTCTACCTATATAGGCTCTGGAAAAATTGAAGAGGTCAAGCAAGCCTTGGAAGAGGCCAATGCCAATATGGTCATCGTGGATGACGACCTGTCTCCTTCTCAAATACGAAATCTAGATAAGGAATTGGAAGTGAAGGTCTTGGATAGGTCTTCTCTGATTCTGCATATTTTTAGCGAGCGTGCACAGACAGCACAGGCTCGAACACAGGTGGACCTCGCGCAATACCAGTATCTGCTCCCTCGCCTTACAGGCATGTGGACTCACCTTTCTCGTCAAAAAGGGGGGATTGGTCTTAAAGGTGCAGGTGAGAAAGAGATTGAAACTGACCGCCGTATCATCCGTGAGCGGATCAGTCATCTCCGCAAGCAATTGGTCAAAATCGATCGACAAGAGGAAACTCGCAGGAAGAATCGCTCAAATTTTGCACGAGTAGCGCTTGTGGGATATACCAACGTGGGGAAATCCACGATCATGAATGTGATCACCAAGGCCAATGTCCTCGCAGAGAACAAGCTATTTGCCACTCTTGATACCACCGTTAGAAAAGTCAGTCTTTCCGGAATTCCTTTTCTGCTTTCGGATACGGTTGGTTTTATCCGAAAACTCCCACACCACCTGATCGAATCCTTTAAGTCTACACTTGCAGAGACTCAAGAGTCCGATATCTTGATTCATGTGGTAGATTCCTCCCATCCTAACTTCGAGGATCAGATCCGCAATGTGAATGAGACGCTGAAGGAACTGGAAATTACCTCACAGCGAGTATTGACCGTTTTCAACAAAATCGATTTGTTGGATGAGGATAGTCGAGCGCATGTGGAGAACAGCTGGATGACAAAAGACCATCAGCCTGCAGTTTGTATTTCCGCACGGAATAAGGAAAATCTAGATGATTTCAGACAGATACTGACAGATCTGCTTGTAGAGGTATATCAAGAAAAATCTCACGGATCACCACATCCATTCCTTCAGCAATATCAGTACTATCAGATGACTGATGATGCCACGGAATAA
- a CDS encoding T9SS type A sorting domain-containing protein, with translation MKHFLLCAAVLLGWSMNVMGQYHYVTYENYGKNPGDLNTDKEDVTIGPATGWTAIHEGNAPFSPEWSATQVLPTGFDFEFNGEQQFAFKVSTSGVLTFDIGAPVVPVYANEALPSAHIPDKSVMVWGMFAKGTSEKIYSKMFGTAPNRQLWVHFNQYESEGNSLGFCNFYWSIVLEEGTDNIYLVDQRGSVISTCVGGLTLGVQIDGSNALQVDGSPNLNNLAGNDPTAADNVFYRFSQGEPPVGDMEAVSLDIPGSIEMSQAPLQIKGNFINVGAELKSFDLYYSINGGAPVGPSHFSYYNGSLSGLAHELPWTPSAPGTYSIALWVENPNGVSDATPLNNMVTASIDVIGESNKNLAIVEGFTQHNCGPCAAQNPALKALLAQNPTNTAGIKWVVTWPGANDDPRHWFNSADNTARRSYYGVSGVPTAFLGGDIEGAPSVVTQARINDENAIPGFFDIDITENLNGSNIDVSVDVTPLQTFSGNQLKVRVAIVQDELHYPSATGTNGEKDFYDIMRYTIPNAAGTNLNMTAGTTTTVSGSRAVDAIFNGSTMRVVVFIQDDVTQDVLMATKSHGMYFCNNGTVIKGDVTVAEASCGQQTGSISLNVNGGSAPYTYAWNTGDNQANLSNKAAGVYTVTISDNSGCTFQMPIEIEDKAGPNLFVDAQDVSCNDQADGAVTAFVGGGEAPYSYAWTGGGALESLSNLAAGSYQVTVTDANGCTATDVAIVNNPAAVTGSASVVTFDNGTTNGSIMAEGFGGTHPFTYEWNTTPVQTTAMATGLTAGVYEVTITDYNGCSTTATAEVLSNVSIDDLASAGINELTIAPNPSNGTFALELTTASMEQVMVDVLSLDGKTVYRASLGAGMSFNKSIELGDVAAGVYTLRVSTSQGVGHKRLIIK, from the coding sequence ATGAAGCATTTTCTCCTCTGTGCGGCTGTCCTGCTAGGATGGTCGATGAACGTAATGGGCCAGTACCATTATGTCACTTACGAAAACTACGGGAAAAACCCAGGTGATCTCAACACCGACAAGGAGGATGTAACCATTGGCCCTGCCACGGGTTGGACAGCAATCCACGAAGGAAACGCTCCCTTCAGCCCCGAATGGTCCGCTACTCAGGTATTACCAACCGGATTCGATTTTGAGTTTAATGGTGAGCAACAATTTGCTTTTAAAGTCTCCACTTCTGGAGTGCTTACCTTCGACATCGGTGCGCCAGTAGTACCTGTTTACGCCAATGAAGCCCTGCCTTCCGCTCACATCCCTGACAAGTCTGTCATGGTATGGGGTATGTTTGCCAAGGGCACATCCGAAAAGATCTATTCCAAGATGTTCGGTACCGCTCCCAACCGCCAGTTGTGGGTGCATTTCAACCAGTACGAGTCCGAAGGCAACTCTTTGGGATTCTGTAACTTCTACTGGAGTATCGTCTTGGAAGAAGGAACCGACAACATCTACTTGGTTGATCAGCGCGGCTCTGTAATCTCCACTTGTGTGGGAGGTCTTACCCTTGGGGTACAGATTGACGGTTCTAACGCCCTCCAAGTTGATGGGTCTCCTAACCTCAACAACTTGGCCGGAAACGACCCAACTGCTGCAGACAACGTATTCTACCGATTCTCCCAAGGAGAACCTCCTGTTGGAGACATGGAAGCAGTTAGCTTGGATATTCCAGGAAGCATCGAAATGAGCCAAGCACCTCTCCAGATCAAAGGTAACTTCATCAATGTAGGCGCTGAGCTGAAGTCTTTTGACTTGTACTACTCCATCAATGGAGGAGCGCCTGTTGGACCTAGCCACTTTAGCTACTACAACGGTTCACTTTCTGGACTTGCCCATGAACTTCCATGGACCCCTTCTGCTCCAGGAACTTATTCCATCGCTTTGTGGGTAGAAAATCCGAATGGTGTTTCTGATGCAACTCCATTGAACAACATGGTAACTGCTTCCATCGACGTAATCGGCGAAAGCAATAAAAACCTTGCCATCGTTGAAGGATTTACTCAGCATAACTGTGGACCTTGTGCCGCCCAAAACCCAGCGTTGAAAGCATTGCTAGCTCAGAATCCTACCAATACTGCCGGTATCAAATGGGTAGTAACATGGCCAGGAGCCAATGATGACCCTCGCCACTGGTTCAACTCTGCAGACAACACTGCTCGCCGTTCTTACTATGGAGTAAGCGGTGTTCCTACTGCATTCTTGGGTGGAGACATCGAAGGAGCGCCTAGCGTAGTTACTCAAGCGAGAATCAACGACGAGAATGCAATTCCTGGATTCTTCGATATTGATATCACAGAAAACTTGAACGGAAGCAACATCGACGTTTCTGTAGATGTTACTCCACTTCAGACTTTCTCTGGCAACCAGTTGAAAGTTCGTGTAGCGATTGTTCAAGATGAGTTGCACTACCCTTCTGCTACGGGAACAAATGGTGAAAAAGATTTCTATGACATCATGCGTTACACCATCCCAAATGCGGCAGGTACCAACCTCAATATGACTGCTGGTACTACCACTACGGTTTCCGGAAGCCGTGCTGTAGATGCGATCTTCAATGGTTCTACCATGCGTGTTGTCGTATTCATCCAAGACGATGTCACTCAAGATGTCTTGATGGCCACCAAGTCCCACGGTATGTACTTCTGTAACAATGGTACCGTGATCAAAGGGGATGTTACCGTTGCTGAAGCTTCTTGTGGTCAGCAAACGGGTTCTATTTCCTTGAATGTGAATGGTGGAAGTGCTCCTTACACTTATGCATGGAACACTGGTGATAACCAAGCTAACTTGTCCAACAAGGCAGCGGGCGTTTACACCGTAACCATTTCTGACAACAGCGGATGTACCTTCCAGATGCCTATCGAAATTGAAGACAAGGCGGGCCCAAATCTGTTTGTCGACGCTCAGGATGTTTCCTGTAATGATCAGGCTGATGGTGCAGTAACTGCATTCGTTGGTGGTGGAGAAGCACCATATTCATATGCTTGGACCGGAGGAGGCGCTTTGGAAAGCCTTAGCAATTTGGCAGCAGGATCTTATCAAGTGACCGTAACTGACGCAAACGGATGTACTGCTACTGATGTAGCGATTGTAAACAACCCAGCTGCTGTTACTGGTTCTGCTTCAGTTGTAACGTTCGACAATGGTACAACCAATGGTTCTATCATGGCTGAAGGATTCGGAGGTACACACCCATTTACCTACGAATGGAACACTACCCCTGTCCAAACTACAGCTATGGCTACTGGTCTGACTGCCGGAGTCTACGAGGTTACCATCACTGACTACAATGGATGTTCCACTACCGCTACAGCGGAGGTTCTTTCCAACGTATCTATCGATGATTTGGCTTCTGCTGGAATCAACGAATTGACTATTGCTCCAAACCCATCCAACGGAACCTTTGCGTTGGAATTGACCACTGCTTCTATGGAGCAGGTGATGGTTGATGTCTTGAGCTTGGACGGGAAAACTGTTTACCGTGCTAGCTTGGGTGCAGGAATGTCTTTCAACAAGTCTATCGAATTGGGTGATGTTGCTGCTGGGGTTTACACCTTGCGCGTTTCCACTTCTCAAGGAGTTGGACACAAGCGATTGATCATCAAATAA
- a CDS encoding DUF6089 family protein: protein MNIKKLGLLLALVVSAFLQGQAQRSHAFGGGVGTIYYYGDLTDRFNNSLLRPSFTAYYQYYLIPTMSFKSSFTFGEIGATDDQAIDEGREFRNLHFKSPIYEFSTVVKYEFIRDKHFGSGAYLTPHFSPYLFVGISVYGFNPKAKLGGEWYALQPLGTEGQYITNASPGPYSRFQMNIPLGVGLNIRLAKYAGVNIEFGYRMTFTDYLDDVSTVYPDFKLLEEVSGPTAVQLSRRSPTDYFGPGDKRGNPEANDGYFVTNVSLVYYLSRFARK, encoded by the coding sequence ATGAACATCAAAAAACTTGGTTTACTGTTGGCCTTAGTCGTATCAGCTTTCCTGCAGGGACAAGCTCAAAGATCTCACGCTTTCGGCGGTGGGGTTGGTACGATTTATTACTATGGTGATCTTACGGATCGGTTCAACAACTCATTGTTGAGGCCTTCTTTCACCGCGTACTACCAGTACTATCTCATCCCTACTATGAGTTTCAAGTCTTCCTTTACATTTGGGGAGATTGGAGCAACTGACGACCAGGCGATCGACGAGGGGAGAGAGTTCCGAAATCTGCACTTCAAATCTCCCATCTATGAGTTCAGTACGGTAGTAAAGTATGAATTTATCCGTGACAAGCATTTTGGAAGCGGTGCATACTTGACTCCTCATTTTTCTCCTTATCTCTTCGTTGGAATTAGCGTTTATGGATTCAATCCAAAAGCAAAGCTAGGTGGCGAGTGGTATGCCCTTCAGCCTTTGGGCACAGAAGGACAGTATATCACAAATGCCTCTCCAGGCCCATATTCTCGGTTCCAAATGAACATTCCGCTCGGGGTTGGATTGAACATTCGTTTGGCGAAATATGCTGGAGTTAATATTGAATTTGGATACCGGATGACCTTCACCGATTATCTAGATGATGTTTCTACTGTGTATCCTGACTTCAAACTATTGGAAGAGGTAAGCGGCCCAACGGCAGTGCAACTTTCTCGCAGAAGCCCAACCGATTATTTTGGACCTGGCGACAAACGAGGAAATCCTGAGGCCAATGATGGTTACTTTGTCACCAATGTGTCTCTTGTATATTACTTGAGCCGATTTGCCAGAAAGTAA
- a CDS encoding trypsin-like peptidase domain-containing protein — MKSFLISAIVSSLVCVGIIGAYHTLVLVPAQSEPYEETIYANSAPRLETMEQAPPADTRATHRMASQASAPANFHQAAELAMPAVVHITSVKNISQLQGSYYELFGLRPKRKNARQAVSTGSGVIVSSDGFIVTNNHVIKDADELEVTLNDNRKFRATVIGTDPSTDLGVIRIEGEDLPTIAMANSDEVLVGDWVLAVGNPFNLSSTATAGIVSAIGRDLHIIEDQQPIESFIQTDAAVNPGNSGGALVNIQGELIGVNTAIASPTGTFAGYAFAVPTNLVAKVIRDLREFGTVQRGYIGIIKAVNLNGEIARQNQLPITEGVLISDVAPAGGAAKAGIKPGAVITAIEGVPVKNDAKLLELVSRNRPGDTIDVAVFLDGGYKTFPVQLTDSKGNTQLNASPRDERLNKLGVQFLPLSQRELSRWGVDNGVKIAKLYAGVLRSQTNIQTGFVILEVNGKPVGDIESLTQTLNNQTGSVELTGFYPGYRRIYSYRVKL; from the coding sequence ATGAAAAGCTTTTTGATTTCGGCTATAGTCTCCTCGCTTGTATGTGTCGGCATAATCGGTGCCTACCATACGTTGGTTTTGGTTCCGGCACAGTCAGAACCTTACGAGGAAACCATTTATGCCAATTCCGCCCCTCGGCTAGAAACCATGGAACAAGCGCCACCTGCTGATACTCGGGCAACTCACAGGATGGCAAGCCAGGCCTCTGCTCCTGCCAATTTTCATCAAGCTGCGGAACTCGCCATGCCGGCGGTTGTACACATCACCTCCGTCAAAAACATCTCTCAGCTTCAGGGCTCCTATTATGAACTTTTTGGGCTGAGACCTAAGCGCAAAAATGCGAGACAAGCTGTTTCGACAGGTTCAGGGGTCATCGTCTCAAGCGATGGATTTATCGTCACCAACAATCACGTCATCAAAGACGCTGACGAGTTGGAGGTAACCTTGAACGACAATCGAAAATTTCGCGCAACGGTCATTGGAACTGATCCTTCGACCGATTTAGGGGTAATCAGAATTGAAGGAGAAGACTTGCCTACCATTGCCATGGCGAACTCGGACGAAGTGCTGGTAGGAGATTGGGTGCTCGCGGTTGGGAATCCTTTTAACCTTTCCTCAACAGCGACTGCGGGGATAGTCAGTGCCATTGGCCGAGATCTCCACATCATCGAGGATCAACAACCCATCGAATCCTTCATCCAGACCGATGCAGCAGTAAACCCAGGCAACTCTGGTGGTGCATTGGTCAATATCCAAGGAGAACTTATTGGCGTGAATACCGCTATCGCTTCGCCTACAGGCACATTTGCTGGTTACGCATTCGCAGTGCCCACCAATCTGGTGGCAAAGGTTATCCGAGATTTGAGAGAATTCGGAACGGTTCAACGAGGCTATATCGGTATTATCAAAGCGGTCAATCTCAATGGAGAGATCGCTCGTCAGAATCAATTGCCGATTACGGAGGGGGTACTCATTTCCGATGTTGCTCCTGCAGGCGGAGCAGCCAAAGCAGGAATCAAACCGGGGGCTGTGATTACAGCCATTGAAGGAGTGCCGGTCAAGAACGATGCAAAATTGCTGGAGCTCGTATCCAGAAATCGTCCGGGAGATACGATAGATGTAGCTGTGTTTTTGGACGGTGGTTACAAAACCTTTCCGGTTCAACTCACGGATAGTAAGGGAAATACCCAATTGAATGCTTCTCCTAGAGATGAGCGCCTCAATAAACTGGGAGTTCAGTTCCTTCCGCTAAGCCAACGAGAACTCAGTAGGTGGGGAGTGGATAATGGCGTGAAGATAGCCAAACTCTATGCTGGAGTTTTGAGGTCTCAAACCAACATTCAGACTGGTTTTGTGATTCTGGAGGTAAATGGAAAACCTGTAGGAGATATTGAATCACTTACTCAGACCTTAAATAATCAAACAGGATCGGTAGAACTCACTGGCTTTTATCCAGGCTACCGGAGAATATATTCCTATCGCGTAAAGCTCTAG
- a CDS encoding glycosyltransferase, translating into MAKGSQRILVAPLDWGLGHATRCIPIIEALQENGAEPLIAGAGNGLKILQGQFPDIPTLELPSYQIRYAKGRHLVPALMKQVPSILRTIKEEKALVDEWITKYNITGIISDNRYGVRSTRVPSVVICHQLAAKAPKRLAWGDPIVRRAHMYTLRHFDEVWVPDSQKVALSESMAHGNWVPSKVSYLGLLSRFFGKEMPADFETPELKGKTPNIVAVISGPEPQRSQLVEKIKQQALSAGVDIWMVLGQPKLKHVKQEGGVLLIPHLKTPDMHRLLGTAEIVISRSGYTSLMDYLAIGTKKNILVATPGQTEQEFLAERLHERKIALNILQKNFELTEALEEVEEFAGMSAIDEKLDLSQRLGNWLRQI; encoded by the coding sequence ATGGCAAAGGGATCTCAAAGAATTCTGGTAGCTCCTCTAGATTGGGGCTTGGGACATGCAACGAGATGCATTCCGATTATTGAGGCGCTTCAGGAAAATGGAGCTGAACCCCTAATCGCAGGGGCTGGAAATGGCTTGAAAATTCTTCAGGGGCAATTTCCCGACATCCCGACATTAGAACTCCCCTCCTACCAAATTCGATATGCCAAAGGCCGGCATTTGGTTCCCGCTTTGATGAAGCAAGTACCATCCATCCTTCGCACGATCAAGGAGGAAAAGGCATTGGTGGATGAGTGGATCACCAAATACAATATCACTGGAATCATTTCAGATAATCGATATGGTGTTCGGTCCACCCGTGTACCTTCAGTGGTCATTTGCCATCAGCTAGCCGCCAAGGCTCCAAAACGTCTTGCATGGGGTGATCCGATCGTTCGAAGAGCGCACATGTACACACTGCGCCATTTCGATGAAGTATGGGTTCCCGATTCGCAGAAGGTCGCTTTGTCCGAAAGTATGGCCCACGGCAACTGGGTGCCTTCAAAAGTATCCTACCTTGGCCTTCTTTCTCGATTCTTCGGTAAAGAAATGCCTGCTGACTTTGAGACTCCTGAGTTGAAAGGAAAAACACCCAACATCGTTGCGGTGATCTCAGGTCCTGAGCCTCAAAGGAGTCAATTGGTTGAGAAGATCAAGCAACAAGCGCTCTCTGCGGGTGTTGATATTTGGATGGTTTTGGGGCAGCCTAAGCTCAAGCATGTCAAGCAAGAAGGGGGAGTATTGCTCATTCCACACCTGAAGACCCCTGACATGCACCGCCTGCTTGGTACAGCTGAGATCGTTATTTCTCGATCCGGATATACGTCTTTGATGGATTATCTCGCGATAGGCACCAAGAAGAATATTTTGGTAGCTACCCCTGGGCAAACCGAGCAAGAGTTTCTTGCTGAGCGCCTTCATGAACGTAAAATTGCCCTGAATATCCTGCAGAAGAACTTCGAGCTTACAGAAGCTCTGGAAGAAGTGGAAGAATTTGCTGGGATGAGCGCCATTGATGAAAAGCTAGATCTCTCCCAGAGATTAGGCAATTGGCTCCGTCAAATCTAG
- a CDS encoding DUF2480 family protein: MSEVVNRIANSPLITFKLEDYHTPGERVLLDIKDQLFRGLILRERDFRAWVKEHDWTQYAGKHVAITCSVDTIIQVWAYMLLEVKLQPHAESVVFGSLEDLEISLYFKQLDQIDFEQYADRPVVIKGCSDIDIPAAVYVEATRRLMPLVKKLSYGEPCSTVPIYKRT; the protein is encoded by the coding sequence ATGAGCGAAGTCGTAAATAGAATTGCTAATAGCCCTCTGATTACCTTCAAGTTGGAAGATTATCACACTCCGGGTGAGCGAGTATTATTGGATATCAAGGATCAGCTGTTTAGAGGCTTGATCTTGCGCGAACGTGATTTTAGAGCCTGGGTCAAAGAGCATGATTGGACTCAGTATGCAGGCAAGCATGTTGCCATTACCTGTAGCGTGGACACAATCATTCAAGTATGGGCATATATGCTTTTGGAAGTAAAACTCCAACCGCATGCTGAAAGTGTCGTCTTTGGCTCGCTTGAAGACCTAGAAATTTCCTTATATTTCAAGCAACTGGATCAAATTGATTTTGAGCAGTATGCCGATCGACCCGTGGTGATCAAAGGATGTTCAGACATTGATATTCCTGCTGCGGTCTATGTTGAAGCGACTCGGCGACTGATGCCACTTGTCAAGAAATTGAGCTACGGTGAGCCTTGCTCGACTGTGCCAATCTATAAACGTACATAA